The following coding sequences are from one Onychomys torridus chromosome 16, mOncTor1.1, whole genome shotgun sequence window:
- the Tuba1a gene encoding tubulin alpha-1A chain, protein MRECISIHVGQAGVQIGNACWELYCLEHGIQPDGQMPSDKTIGGGDDSFNTFFSETGAGKHVPRAVFVDLEPTVIDEVRTGTYRQLFHPEQLITGKEDAANNYARGHYTIGKEIIDLVLDRIRKLADQCTGLQGFLVFHSFGGGTGSGFTSLLMERLSVDYGKKSKLEFSIYPAPQVSTAVVEPYNSILTTHTTLEHSDCAFMVDNEAIYDICRRNLDIERPTYTNLNRLIGQIVSSITASLRFDGALNVDLTEFQTNLVPYPRIHFPLATYAPVISAEKAYHEQLSVAEITNACFEPANQMVKCDPRHGKYMACCLLYRGDVVPKDVNAAIATIKTKRTIQFVDWCPTGFKVGINYQPPTVVPGGDLAKVQRAVCMLSNTTAIAEAWARLDHKFDLMYAKRAFVHWYVGEGMEEGEFSEAREDMAALEKDYEEVGVDSVEGEGEEEGEEY, encoded by the exons ATG CGTGAGTGCATCTCCATCCACGTTGGCCAGGCTGGTGTCCAGATCGGCAATGCCTGCTGGGAACTCTATTGTCTGGAACATGGCATCCAGCCTGACGGCCAGATGCCAAGTGACAAGACCATTGGGGGAGGAGATGACTCCTTCAACACCTTCTTCAGTGAGACAGGCGCTGGCAAGCACGTGCCCAGGGCCGTGTTTGTAGACCTGGAACCCACGGTTATAG ATGAAGTTCGCACTGGGACCTACCGCCAGCTCTTCCACCCTGAGCAGCTCATCACAGGCAAGGAAGATGCTGCCAACAACTATGCCCGGGGCCACTACACCATTGGCAAGGAGATCATTGACCTCGTCTTGGACAGAATTCGCAAGCTG GCTGACCAGTGCACAGGGCTTCAGGGCTTCTTGGTTTTCCACAGCTTTGGCGGGGGAACTGGCTCTGGGTTCACCTCCCTGCTGATGGAGCGGCTCTCCGTTGATTATGGAAAGAAGTCCAAGCTGGAGTTCTCCATCTACCCAGCACCCCAGGTTTCCACTGCTGTGGTTGAGCCCTACAATTCCATCCTCACCACCCACACCACCCTGGAGCACTCTGATTGTGCCTTCATGGTAGACAACGAGGCCATCTATGACATCTGTCGTAGAAACCTCGACATTGAGCGCCCCACCTACACTAACCTAAATAGGTTGATAGGTCAAATTGTGTCTTCCATCACTGCTTCCCTCAGATTTGATGGAGCCCTGAATGTTGACCTGACAGAATTCCAGACCAACCTGGTGCCCTACCCTCGCATCCACTTCCCTCTAGCCACATATGCCCCTGTCATCTCTGCTGAGAAAGCCTACCATGAGCAGCTTTCTGTAGCAGAGATCACCAATGCCTGCTTTGAGCCAGCCAACCAGATGGTGAAATGTGACCCTCGCCATGGTAAATACATGGCTTGCTGCCTGCTGTACCGTGGTGATGTGGTTCCCAAAGATGTCAATGCTGCCATTGCCACCATCAAGACCAAGCGTACCATCCAGTTTGTGGATTGGTGCCCCACTGGCTTCAAGGTTGGCATTAATTACCAGCCTCCCACTGTGGTACCTGGTGGAGACCTGGCCAAGGTCCAgagggctgtgtgcatgctgagCAACACCACAGCCATCGCTGAGGCCTGGGCTCGCCTAGATCACAAGTTTGATCTGATGTATGCCAAGCGTGCCTTTGTGCACTGGTATGTGGGTGAGGGCATGGAGGAGGGGGAGTTCTCTGAGGCCCGTGAGGACATGGCTGCCCTGGAGAAGGATTATGAGGAAGTAGGTGTGGATTCTGTTGAaggagagggtgaggaagaaggggaggaataCTAA